DNA from Tripterygium wilfordii isolate XIE 37 chromosome 15, ASM1340144v1, whole genome shotgun sequence:
GACTAACGGAATAAACACATAAATCACACTATTCTTCTCATCACTATCAAATTTTAGAGTTTTTCCCTCAAATTTGGTGTGCATTTTTCTTTGTACCTTATATTTATCgtgaaaaacccaaaaaaattgacCTTTACAATTGTGAGAAAAGTGAAATCGTGGGTCTTATTTGCCTTTAAAATGTGTGAATCAGTCAGTTTGGTCGATTATTTTACATTGGAACACACAGGCCGAAATTTCGGTTTTCTTAGATATAGAACACTAATAACCAACGGTCACGATTATCTTGACATGAAAATCGTCCAACGGTTTTCGGTTATTATGGTcggtttttctgtttttgggtCAAACATTTGGGCTTGATACACTAACTTGGTATACTagctaaatatgtgaataaTTAAATAGCCATTTGGTTATGCCATAAGGCATAAATAGTGCAACCTAATACACATCGAATATCCCTAATCcaaagaagcaaagaaagattgaaagaGTAAAATCCAAAAAGGATTTAAGGTCGAAGGACGACACCTGGGCCATTGATTCAAAAATCAACAGTCCAGATTGCAATtatcataataatatatttaagtatttaagtcattagtaataataaattattaagaataaaagattataaatttataagtaaaaCTATAAATTTGTAAAACTTAAGACAACAACTTTAACTTATTTaactataatataaatatatatttaatatttataaatatattatttcgaTGGGTTTGGTCGGTTTgtcttgataaataaaaaattaatcaaatttttggttttttaactTAGCATAACCGATCGGTTCGGTTTTCATTTACATGTATTATATAAACCGCCCAATCAGTCGATTCGGTTGGACGGTTCGGTTTTATCGATTAATTTTCACAGCCTTTATAGTATAAACTAATGTTTCTGAAGTGTTTGGTACAACTTCTCATGTGAGATTATAAGCTATCTTATAATCTTCAAAATAAGTTGTATCAAACAAGCGATTAATATGTTAGCTTGGAGTGCTGCTGCATTTTGCCACACAAATAGTTGTACCATTTGAACAATTCTGACAACAAGGATTATCTAACTGGAACAGTAACCTTAAAATATTCATATCCAGCTAACAATATGAATATTCAAATCCCTCACTTTCATTCTCTGAGATCCTACCTACTATTATATTATTCTACCAGTTTTATAATTATCAAATGCTGCATTGTCTGCCATTGACCCATCTTTCCTCAAACAAACAAGTTGGCAGTCTCCATACATTACTCAACATGTCTGCTGCCACAACCACTCTAAAGCTGCCATTTTTGGAACTTAAAGCTGAGATTTCAGGGCATCTGCAGAGTAGATATACAATCATGTTAGGTTCTTGGAAGCACAAAAGCTTGTTCTTGATCACTCTTCTTGCTTTCTTTGTTCTATCAGAATCATCAAGACTCCCCAAGGAGTACTCTTGGGAACAGATGCTGCCTAAAAAGCTTCCTACTCCTACCTCAGCTCCTTCAAAAGGTACCAATTCTGTATCTGCATCATTTTCTACTGCTGTGAGAGCCGATAGAGACCGATCTTCATCGGATGGAAAGGTCTAGTTGCCCTGAATAGGAGGTTACTTCACTGCTAATTGTAGATAACTTGCAATCTAGAAGCTGCAGCAGTCGAAAGAAGGCAAGCTGAAGTTTTTTGTAAACAATTATTCGTCAGATTTGTCGATAAATTCTCTCCGGTAGATTCGATCAACGTGGTCCTGGCGTATGTTAATTGCAAAGAAGATTGAATAACTGACATTGACCAAGATGAAAGTAGAGATAGAGATCAGGAGATGGACGATACAACCAGAATTGATAAGTGAGCTTGATTTTGTGGTAAAGAAGCATAGAAtgtaaaagctcgtatatggccgTGTAGTAACAGCAATTGATGTATACAGAAAGGAAATTATTCCAAGTATAATTCTCTTGTAATATGAATTCTTGCTTAATCATAGTTCAAACTAATATAATCACCAAAGTAGAGGAGGCCAATGGACAGTTTACAAAGGGTTATTGACTGATAACAGAAGCGTCACCATAAAGAAGTCACGAATCACGAATCAAAGTCAAGTTGAAGAATTCCTAAATGAAGTGTTACCACTGCAATGTGCTTAAAAAACTATTGGGATGTTGTTTAGAAACAGAAGTGCCTTTTCTAGTTATGAGTTTGTCCCAAACAGTACAATCTTCTACCATATCCACAATGCAGCTTATTCGCCGTTGCTTGGATGGGAGACTTGAGGTAGCGATTGAGGCTGCCGGAGCCATTTCTTATTTGCAGTTTTCGGCTTCAACTCCAATCATTCACCAAGACATCAAGTCAAATGTCCTTTTAGACGATAACTACACTACTGTTAAGAGATGAAAACAATTTCAATTACAAAAATAGCTGActtgaattgaaaattgaaaattgaaaattttcaaggaaactagaaagttgagaatGAAAAGTAGCATCCAATCTTAATCATATAGTTATACAAGAATTTGATCCAGTTGATCATTTTAAGGCACATTCAAGAATAAATGAATAATCATAAGTACCTAAGAGTGACTCTTacaaagaaaaatgagaaaacaaaCTTCAAAATCTTATGAACAATTAACAAACCCTCACACTTTGACAGGCATTAATCTACATAAAGATGAAGCAATCCAAGGAGATGAGCGGATTATCAATATCCTCTATTGGATCGGAGTCCTTATCGAGATGAGACAATGCTTCTCCAACTGCAACTTCATCGATTTTCGaactaatccggtgaatgcaagTTTCTCTGTTACTCAAAGGAGTGCCAAGAGGATTTGAATTACGAATTGGACTTGGTGGCCTCAAAGACTCCTTCTTTAGAGTAGAAGAGACTGAATTGTTAGTCATCCCACCTAACTTCAAACCAGTCGTCCGCGCTGAGCAATTAGTCTTCTGTGTAATTGTTGCAAATCCTCTGCCACTGTCTCCAATAAGGCCTTGACCGGAAAATCTCCTACTTGGAGAAGGTGACCTCAGTGTCCTACTGGGTAAAGAAGAAGATGCTGAGTCCTTGCGGAAGCTCTTTTGTCTGGTAAGAGTACTTGGTGAGCTTGCTCGAACCCTCTTCTGCGGAATGGACAAACTTCCCTTCTCCGGAATGGACTGCTTCGCCAATGACTTGGCCAGGGCATTCAACTTTTGGGAATCAATTTTCATACTTGACGAAAGAGTACTTTCCCTGATTGAATTAATGCGGACAATGTGTGGATTCTCCTTGAGACATGACCACAAGAATTCATTGGAGAAAGACCTGTCCTTGGAGCTCAAGACCGAAGATGAAGTCGATAGCGACGAGCATGAACTGATGCCAATACTAGAAGTGTTGTTGCTCGTTGCGCCTGTTAACGAAGAATTAGAAGAAGTAGAAGTGGTAGGAGAAGAAGGACAAGGAGATATTTTGTTAGAGACAGGAATTGGAGCTACTTTAGGTGTTCTGGTTGGAGCTTGTTGGGTAATAACAAGCTTGTCTTGAACACAATTACATGATTCTTGTGTAAAATCTTTCTTAGGTCTGCAAGTGCTAATGCAAGAACCCATTTcatgaatgttgaatgaaaaaCATGGGATCATACTGTTTTTTTATATTGTCTTGGAAAGCAAGGGAAATTATTATTAAAGGAGtgtcttttgatttttgttgttcttctttcctttttcaggtttttttgaattttggttgGCGGGTTATGTGTCCGTTGAATAACGGTTATGTTATTTGCTTTAAACTTTATCCTGTCCCAAgaaagcttcttttttttttcagtgaaGGAATAGTCAATATATAGCAATCATCATAAGATGCATTTGTATGTGCTGCATAGTCTAAAGCCAATTTTGAACTCTCTAAATGTCATATCCGTTACTAATTTGAATTTCTCTTTAGGAGATATATTAGTTGATAAAATGGAGAGAGAATTTAGTACTATTAAAATCTTAAATATTTTCTCCATTTAGTCCATTCACAAATCCCTACAGCAATAACTTATCTATATGATATCATGTTCTTTTTGGGACTTAATTACTGCTGCTTCATAGTTTAAGTTTAGGTTGcagaaaaacaaagagaggcGGTATTGGCACCCCAATATTTGGTATTTGCGTTCCAATTATTTTTGAGATAAATGTCAATACCACCTTAGTTTTTTGTGTCACGGAGAGATAGACCACATTGTAATTTCAATGGACGGTCAAGATTCATCTGATTGAATCGAATGACTATAATTTTATTAGTCCAAGATATTAAATGAGACATATTTTGTATTCTTTCTAACACTCCGTtcgttttctctctctaagacTCTAATATTCTCTCCTTTGAATTCTTCTTTAGTTCATGAAATTCGAATGCAACTAATAGATCTGTTGGAATGGAAAAGATCTTAAAGTCGAAAGAGAAGACAAAGATATGTAATTCAAGATCCCCGAAACAGATCTTGAAGTcaatagagaaaatgagagatATGCAATTCAAGATACCCCGAAACTGATCGCGAAATCAAACTTTGATTTTTGGTCTGAAAATCATGTTTCTTGGccactcaaaaaagaaaaaggagatctGCAAATCAAGGTCTTCCTATTGATCCCTTCTAGCACCAAAGAGTATAACAAcatggaagagaagaagaaaatgaagatggcTAGTTATTACCGATAATAAATAGGTATACTTCTAATTACCGATAATAATAACTAGGCAATGAGTAGTTCACAATACCAATTATTTAACCGAGGTGGTATTGACGCTTATCTCAAAAATAATTGGGGTGCAAATGCTAAATATTAGGGTGTCAATATCACCCctcaaaaacaatataaaagTAATTTGTAGTTGTTGGAATTTACGACCTTTGAGGTTAGCCTACATTAAAGGGTGGGTTAAGCATACTCATTGTGTTAGTATCCTCCAACACTTTTCCTCATACAATTAAGCATGTACAAAGGGTTTGAAATCCTAGACCAACCTCGGGATTATCAAGTAGGCCCAAGATCCAGGATTGGGCCAGACGAGATCCAGGATTGGGCCATACCTAATCCGAAAAAGTTTATAATAGGCTCAGATCTTTGGTAGTAATTTTAtcggacaattggcagtaagagcacttttgacaacttaattgtaaaaaggtcatagacatttttaaaattgtaaaaaagtgcaatttaagggtaatttggtcatctgacttaagatttttttttgtttatacctacaatacccttcttcttcttcttctcccttcaactatccaactctagtgtgtcctctctttctctccttcttctcgactaaaagttatctccttctttctctccttcttcttcttcttcttcttcttcttcttctggttctcgatctgaatttgttcttcgttgccttcttctccgtttttggtcgagtttctcctctcttcatcgccttcttcgtcgttgctcaatctggactgcgtcgagttgttctgcttcgtttttgacagatctggactatgcttcatTGTTCAATCTAGGCTGTGCTTcatttttgacagatctggagtATGATTCATTTTTTATAGAGatatatcactatagtatcaccaacaccaaaaaaccaccagtatgcatacttcatcttcctaattacttttccttttttgattttcttttcttggttacctctcttgttcgttctggaaaaacatttacaagtgcagagatgtatcactatagtatcacgaacaccaaaaattcattaaaatgatacaattgaaccaatatgcatacttcttcttccaattacttttcctttcttggttttcttttcttggtttgtacatctcttgctcgttctggaaaaacatttacagctggagagatgtatcactatagtatcaccaacaccaaaaatccactaaaatgacataattgaaccagaaagacatgtaatgcaatcaaatttacattataacatttgtatcatcattttatgagtaaaagatataaattgaacactaaattggatcttctatttaaaagtatcactattgtatcacagttcatggagagagaaaatcaaatttgaggttattttggtaaaagatgatccccaatgtacttttttaaaaggatgttttagtggttgcacttttttacaattaagtataatatagtgtaccggcctccaaaagtccctaattttattgattttcgTGTTATCGggtaaaaatatacatatattactCTTTAAAGGTGGAATTCTTAACGTAGGTCTTATATGGCCCTAGTGGATCTGGCAACTTTAGCCGTGATGTTTAGGTTGATTTGGCATCGACGGAACTCTACAGTGCATGGGGTTATTATCTCCTCTCCTTCTGAAGTTTTTCGGTTAGCCTCGGAGTCGATTAACGTTTTCTAGCAAGCTAGGTTGGTAGAGAGGCTTCGTTTTGTTACTCAAGATGCTCCTCAGTCCTTTCTTTGGAGTCCACACCAAGTAGGCtttgttaaaattaattttgatgcgGCGGTTAGATCTCATCAAAATCGGTCGGGTTTTGGTTGTGTTATTCGGGATGTGTGTGGTAATTTTTTGACAGCTTGTTCTGATTTGAGACCTGTGGCTATCCTCTCTTGGCTGAAGCTTCTGCAGCTTTGTTGGCCCTTTATTTTGCTGATAGTCTGGGTTTTCGGGCTATTCATTTAGAAGGGGATTGCTTAACAATCATTAATGCTGTGAATTCCCATGTTTCGTATGATAATCTTTCAGATTGGGGTTACATAACAAAGGAAATAGTGATGGTGTTGGGGAGTTTCTCTAGGTGGTGTGTTTCTCATGTTAGGAGAAAGTCGAATGAAGCAGCCCATTTATTGGCTAAGAGAGGGGTTGAGTCGAGCTCTTTCCAAGCTTGGTTTGATTTTGTTCCCCCTTTTCTAGAGAGTGTAGTGATGAAAGATAGGTTTCAGGGGGGAGGTCCTTCTTTTGGGTAAGTAGTTCTTTGTGTTGCTTGTGTACAACTTTGTTTTTGCTTTGTTGTTTTGTAGTTCTAGTGTTTCGTCTACCTGCGGGTAGAGAAAGTGTCCTCCTGCTGAGGGTTTGTATTGGTTTTTCTAATACATTTGGTCTCTGaccttttttcaaaaaaaaaaaaaaaagtcttataTTTTTGTGACATATACTTTTTGAGTACCTAATTAAAGTTTAATTATTACAAATAGTAATAATAACATAATTGAAACCTAGTTCTCAATAATAAATGTCTTTGTAAAGAAATAATTATCTAAATTATTAcacttattaaaataataatttcactTCATATTAGCACCcattcagaattttttttacGTATATTAATCAATatctatacatttttttttagatttgcaGTCCTTTGAACGAAGTTGTATTACTGACTCACTATAATGTgtgtattttcatattttgtgaATATTTAACTTTTTGATACGCGTACTTTTTTGAGTTATTATTTGATATGAGTACTTTTTGTGCTGTTGATTGTTCGTTAAGGGACCATCTTTGGAGTTTGCAAGTCCAATAAGCAACTAAGGTGTTCTAAAACCAACTTGTTGAAACGTGGGTGTCATTCAAGATGATGTATATGTTCAATTTGTTTTCAGGagccaaaaaaaatcttttgcaTGTTCTTTGTTCTTGCCCGGCAGCAAGCGATGTTTTTGCTTGTTCAATTTGTTTGCAGAAATTGAGttcctccttctcctcctttttGGATTTCTGGCAACATGTGGTTCAGCTTTTGCAAGATCAGGAGGCGGTTCTTCTTGCTAGCTTGTTACGGGGAATTTGGCGTCGTCGTAGTTTGTTCATACATGAGGGGGAATTCCTTTCTCCTTATCGGGTTTTTGTGGCTGCAAagtcctccatagaggagttcaTCTCTGCTAGTACTGCTTCAGAGGCTCGGGAGTCTGTTCTGCAACAATCTAGTCTGTCTAATTCTGGGTCCAGTTCTTGGTTGCCTCCCTGAAGTggttttgtcaaactaaattgGGATGCGTCTGTGAGTCCCACAAATTCAAGAACTGGCTTCGGGTACCTAATTGGAGATGAATCTACACGTTTTCTTGCCGCTGCTATTTCTAGTTGTCCAAAGGATCTCAATCCCTCCGACACACACAGAGCCAACTGCTTTATTGGAAGCAATCAAGTTTGTGCTTTCTTTGGGGTACCATGAGACTTATAGTAGAAGGCAATTCGCAAATTATTGTGGATGCTATTATTCGAGGCACCGGATTTTTCCAGAGTTGGGGTGGTTACATTGAGGAGTCTATTGCTCTCTTACAATCAGTGGAGGTTTGGTCGGTTTAGCATGTTAGTCGATTGTCGAATGGGTGTGTCCATATTCTCGCTTGTTCTACGTTGGTTCAACTAACGCAGAACGGAAATTGATAAAGGTATGATTGTCGTCAATATATTAGGTAACAAGTAAACTCAACGAAAACCTTAAAAATCAAtgtgtttattttatttcaagccGCCTCTCCAAAGAGATTACAATACTTATCGTATTATATTTTACCtatttttatacctcactttacacttatttttgtctctttttcatTGGAATTAAGTCTGATATTACATGAATATTTGTGGATCTTGAGTTTCAGGTTTATGGACAAAAAGTGATTAAAAAGGCCTCATTCTTATGTTGGGCTCATTAATAAAGTTCTATGATTAAAGCCCAGCATAAAGAGCGACATGAGCCATTGAAGGGGAGTTAAATTGAAGGAATCAAATTTGAGTTTGGCAAGGACAAGAGCAAATTAACGCAAGCAAGGAAAACCGAATCAAAATGAGAGAAAGAAATAAGAGAATGAATTGGAGTTGGCTGCATGTGAAAGAAACTTTTGGAGTCTAGGTATTTCATATAAAAGAGAGTCCTCTAGCAGAATAGAATGAGGGTTTTGGAGAGTCGTAttctttttgacttttatttttatttttgtttttgttcttctctttagtttttttgattgctaggtgaaatcattacccTAGGCTTcttgataagtgccaaaaatatacacttttaataatgaattattaaggcatttgtcacataattagggcttaaagtgattattacaccactaaaatgtaaatatcattttcactcactttgtatttatttttatattttcagacccaattcataccaatcaatgttcaacatttgctagctcatttcatgaagaCCCCATATGCTTGTGTCTACTACCCTCTTGATTaaattcttgattatcatttgaaagcccaccacatgatttgtcaaaaatcatttgacatcattccatgcatcaccatcattataatacaaattggacattcaatgatggtgactccacttaaatgcaatgatggagattccacttaaatgcaatgatggtgactccacttattttgtcatggttggtcattcaatggatggatagctcctaatttcctataaatagagagttaggggaagaaaagagaacaacattgaaggaggagagaaagagtcaaaaggagaagaagaattagagagtgagttcttgagtttttattttctcttttacaacaattctctcacatattctttctagaattttgtgagattaattgttggttttgtaaatctagtatgaggaactaatcctcttactagggtgatgatggatccactctattgtatctaaataaatttggtttgattaattattagtttatttatgctatgtcaagtgttaattagctattctttattgataattaaatcttgatgcttagctatcatctaggtttgattaccatgatgcaaattgaggcaaatgcccatgtccaatttgagacaagcttcttgcaattaatatcggagttacctagacataaatgccatatgctaggatctttgtgatcactacataagttaccataaatcctaatgcattcttgattgtcttagccaatccaaatgcccatggttggttgcaattaagaataggcgtggtaagtcagctgcccatgactattacataaattaggggacttgatctttgatatgcatgaatgaaatgataattgtcggctaaataatttaaatacaatagagttggtgaattcggatccctagtgtttgtttatttttgttaatccttatctattttgtttccattgataattacaaagagttggaattgcagatatttaatattcagtccctgtgggtacgacactcgtatttgccacttctatactacaattgattcgtgcacttgcgagtataatttgggtttggaatcgctatacttttagcgggtcataaaccccacatcaagtttttggcgccgttgccggggactgatttaatatattgttatctaactcttgtatatatgtatatattaatattagtatactacacctccttaatggaaggtttttcagttttatatttgtggatggcttaaccgccccatctaactatatattattggctggttctactgctaccgctCATATTTGgttataataactgtcactaacacttactaacttactaacatttaaatttctgccactaacagtaacatttatttatttatttatttatagagtattatttatatttgtggttggctttacactgccccacctgtatacatatatatatatatatatatatatatatatatatatatgcttatatggTCGGTTGAGCCGCCTAAGATAACCTTTTAGTTCTGTTAATATTTATGGTTGGCCTCTATGccccattttatttatttatttttttgtaatattatctagttgcaaaaaaaaaaaaaaaaaaaaacagaagtctTCCTCTAGCGTGGAAATgagcagcgatagcccggctagagatggggctataaacattagaggatggacaacacaagctggagcacatgttggctgcactcatggatatgatacgcaAGTAAAAACATGGCAATGCAACGgtcagaaattttttttttttcaggttgtatgttttttatttatttttttcccattgaggacaatgcaagattttaagtgggggaggaactgctaaatgattaaaaaaaaaattgtagatagaggaggcaagtgctgtgctaccttaggtgcaagcttgaaacatttatagttgatctcttggagggatgccaactcaaccagctaagtaattagtagtttgtccaggaaacaaccaccgataaggtatttgggagtcctaagcatggactggacgaaatgtccataattgtaaagccccaaagtggagatacaaaggactgttgaccttggcttgtgttccattgagccgaccagaaactcttagaggatgacaacctattgtaaggccttgttagccttttgccgttgctacggggtacatctctttagttaggttgatagtaacctagcatctagtctcaaggatcctggtgttgagacaaattccgtttgtttgcggtgctttgggaatattgagtcttagaaccgtttgtttgttaaatatctattctaatgattgctaaaaaaaataataaaataaaataaaataaaaaattttgatttggaagtcatatttgtatcatatttctgaattggtctgAATATTTCTGAAGTAtggataacaatttgagttgaaaacccataatcacttgtggatttttctgactttagttttgtctcacctattttatttaataattggatcaattgcacagaattacatatttgtggggtatgatattta
Protein-coding regions in this window:
- the LOC119979872 gene encoding uncharacterized serine-rich protein C215.13-like, which gives rise to MGSCISTCRPKKDFTQESCNCVQDKLVITQQAPTRTPKVAPIPVSNKISPCPSSPTTSTSSNSSLTGATSNNTSSIGISSCSSLSTSSSVLSSKDRSFSNEFLWSCLKENPHIVRINSIRESTLSSSMKIDSQKLNALAKSLAKQSIPEKGSLSIPQKRVRASSPSTLTRQKSFRKDSASSSLPSRTLRSPSPSRRFSGQGLIGDSGRGFATITQKTNCSARTTGLKLGGMTNNSVSSTLKKESLRPPSPIRNSNPLGTPLSNRETCIHRISSKIDEVAVGEALSHLDKDSDPIEDIDNPLISLDCFIFM